The Coffea arabica cultivar ET-39 chromosome 3c, Coffea Arabica ET-39 HiFi, whole genome shotgun sequence genome contains a region encoding:
- the LOC113734909 gene encoding uncharacterized protein isoform X4 → MEVAKLPEILSVFESSLSQIKWKLRPSSKRRLETDVLALITEMRPVVMVDYGGKMPELQEQLCSFLDSCQKESPVFELLKVMVIEDMIYLIHARALAEFVKSSLNLETEVVLIDVEQDPPKMMAQNYKSSAAAEFLSIQKKFYSLFHSNPVKRDLLQCEGTETRTGTGTSNSTGVIDLSSWIQETEVTIPAINGWLLGYPVVYLFCKEHIEDAVCNLSTKSLNLYQIFVSRKAISQANFRNCWTKMNLKYCRDTAVEDKGKIG, encoded by the exons ATGGAGGTCGCGAAGCTGCCGGAAATTCTCAGCGTTTTTGAGTCTTCTCTTTCCCAAATTAAATGGAAGCTGCGTCCTTCTTCAAAGCGTCGGCTCGAGACAG ATGTTTTGGCATTGATCACGGAGATGAGGCCAGTTGTAATGGTAGATTATGGTGGAAAGATGCCTGAATTGCAAGAACAGCTTTGTTCTTTTCTTGACAGCTGCCAAAAG GAGTCACCTGTTTTTGAGCTTCTGAAAGTCATGGTTATAGAGGATATGATATATTTGATTCATGCAAGAGCACTTGCAGAATTTGTGAAGTCAAgtttaaatttggaaacagaaGTGGTTCTCATTGATGTTGAACAGGATCCTCCAAAG ATGATGGCACAAAATTATAAAAGCTCTGCAGCTGCAGAATTTCTATCAATTCAGAAGAAATTTTACTCTCTCTTTCATTCGAATCCTGTGAAAAGGGATCTCTTGCAATGTGAAGGGACTGAAACAAGGACTGGTACTGGGACCTCCAACTCCACTGGGGTAATTGATCTCAGCAGCTGGATTCAGGAAACTGAGGTCACaattccagccattaatgg ATGGCTTCTTGGTTATCCAGTGGTATACTTGTTCTGCAAGGAACATATTGAGGATGCTGTATGTAACCTCTCCACCAAGTCCCTAAATCTATATCAAATTTTTGTTAGCAG GAAAGCTATTAGTCAGGCTAATTTCAGGAATTGCTGGACAAAGATGAATCTTAAATATTGTAGAGATACTGCTGTAGaagataaaggaaaaattgGGTAA
- the LOC113734909 gene encoding uncharacterized protein isoform X5: MEVAKLPEILSVFESSLSQIKWKLRPSSKRRLETDVLALITEMRPVVMVDYGGKMPELQEQLCSFLDSCQKESPVFELLKVMVIEDMIYLIHARALAEFVKSSLNLETEVVLIDVEQDPPKMMAQNYKSSAAAEFLSIQKKFYSLFHSNPVKRDLLQCEGTETRTGTGTSNSTGVIDLSSWIQETEVTIPAINGWLLGYPVVYLFCKEHIEDAVCNLSTKSLNLYQIFVSRSGIPSRGAQCEELMRDAKLLAPFSLCKSP, encoded by the exons ATGGAGGTCGCGAAGCTGCCGGAAATTCTCAGCGTTTTTGAGTCTTCTCTTTCCCAAATTAAATGGAAGCTGCGTCCTTCTTCAAAGCGTCGGCTCGAGACAG ATGTTTTGGCATTGATCACGGAGATGAGGCCAGTTGTAATGGTAGATTATGGTGGAAAGATGCCTGAATTGCAAGAACAGCTTTGTTCTTTTCTTGACAGCTGCCAAAAG GAGTCACCTGTTTTTGAGCTTCTGAAAGTCATGGTTATAGAGGATATGATATATTTGATTCATGCAAGAGCACTTGCAGAATTTGTGAAGTCAAgtttaaatttggaaacagaaGTGGTTCTCATTGATGTTGAACAGGATCCTCCAAAG ATGATGGCACAAAATTATAAAAGCTCTGCAGCTGCAGAATTTCTATCAATTCAGAAGAAATTTTACTCTCTCTTTCATTCGAATCCTGTGAAAAGGGATCTCTTGCAATGTGAAGGGACTGAAACAAGGACTGGTACTGGGACCTCCAACTCCACTGGGGTAATTGATCTCAGCAGCTGGATTCAGGAAACTGAGGTCACaattccagccattaatgg ATGGCTTCTTGGTTATCCAGTGGTATACTTGTTCTGCAAGGAACATATTGAGGATGCTGTATGTAACCTCTCCACCAAGTCCCTAAATCTATATCAAATTTTTGTTAGCAG GAGTGGGATACCTAGTAGAGGAGCTCAATGTGAAGAATTAATGAG AGATGCCAAACTACTAGCTCCATTCAGCCTCTGCAAGTCACCTTAA